Proteins encoded together in one Candidatus Dependentiae bacterium window:
- a CDS encoding GNAT family N-acetyltransferase, protein MIKQYFAQKLLFSLFFLICMLPSYLNGGPTHTTYFSESDTKLEISKIEFGKDHYFYALLKNRTDNQIGFCLFRFNKKMQNSCFVIELETYPAYRRQGHATRMLEYLFKLMRSFDVKKISLLVDHANTQARALYTKLGFEYHADFNDLLIMLEKDLTSV, encoded by the coding sequence ATGATAAAACAATATTTTGCTCAAAAATTACTCTTTTCTCTATTTTTTCTTATTTGTATGCTACCGTCCTATTTGAATGGAGGCCCAACTCATACAACTTACTTCTCAGAGTCAGACACAAAGCTTGAGATTTCAAAAATTGAATTTGGTAAAGACCACTACTTTTATGCGCTTCTTAAGAACCGAACCGATAATCAAATTGGATTCTGTTTATTTAGATTTAACAAAAAAATGCAGAACTCCTGCTTTGTAATTGAGCTTGAAACCTATCCAGCTTATCGGCGTCAAGGTCATGCAACACGCATGCTTGAATATCTCTTTAAGCTCATGCGTTCATTTGACGTTAAGAAAATATCGCTACTCGTTGACCATGCAAATACCCAAGCCAGAGCGTTATATACTAAACTTGGCTTTGAATACCATGCCGATTTTAATGACCTATTGATTATGCTTGAAAAAGACCTTACGTCGGTGTAA